The Etheostoma cragini isolate CJK2018 chromosome 22, CSU_Ecrag_1.0, whole genome shotgun sequence genome segment GGAGTCTTCAAAACAAATCCTTCAAGCAGACTGTGTTGTAGAGACAGTTTAGTGCAGAGCATCCCAGTTTGGGTCCAGAACAGATTTAAAGGTTTTGTTCACTAGGCTTTCTATAGATGGAAGTTCACCCTTACTTTAGTAGATAGCCAACTTTAAATGATGTCAACTTCAGACTGGTCTATTTGGACTGTTTTGTTGTTCAAGGTTCCAGTGAGGAGAAGCCAGGCAGACAAGATGTTCTTCCCGGAGATACTGNNNNNNNNNNNNNNNNNNNNNNNNNNNNNNNNNNNNNNNNNNNNNNNNNNNNNNNNNNNNNNNNNNNNNNNNNNNNNNNNNNNNNNNNNNNNNNNNNNNNtgttccacatttaaatattttttattgaacttgcctctatattgtttctcttcattgcactcatgcctctcaTGCCTCTatagtgtttctttttctgtttagagtatgtatatatactagTGTATTAGTGTGtttatattagtgtgtatattttgttttggttgtttttgtgtgtgtaagcacattgtgagcaacaatgctccaaagaaaaaatccttgtatgtgtcttcatacctggccaataaagctgattctgattctgaaaaaaaCCATATTTACATACTTATATTTACAATATCCACCTGCTGTAACCTGAGACAACAGATTTAAAGACAACTAAccaggtctgtctgtctgtctctgtctgtctctgtctgggtgtctgtctgtctgtctgtctgtctctgtctgtctctgtctgggtgtctgtctgtctgtctgtctgtctgtctctgtctgtctgtctgtctgtctgtctgtctctgtctgtctgtctgtctctgtctgtctgtctgtctgtctgtctgtctgtctgtctctgtctgggTGGGTGGGCGTGCACATGTGACTTTTGTGAATCACAGCcagtgttcctgttttttctctcagacTGACTTGAGATCAGAAGATGAgtgagatggaggaagaggaggacggaGCAGAGTCTCTGGGATCCGGCTGTCTGTCGATGAAGAGCGACCGCTCCAAAGAACATCCTCTTCTCTTCAGGAAGGAACCTGGACCCTCAGACTCAAAGTAAGAGCTGCCCTGATGAagatcatgatgatgatgattgagGATGAAAAAAATGCTCCGCAAAAAGATTTATACTCGTGATGAAGATACTGTTTCAAACTAAGATGGAGCTTTTTGGGCTTTCATAGCCACAAActtctgtgttgtgtttctgcagcGAAACACGTGAGAACCGCCGTTTCAGAGTTTacataaatacaaccaaaatattcacatgtttaaataaaaataaagtttaaattaaaggaataactaaaaagtaaaaaaataaataaaaaataatttaaaaaataaataaaaagtaacaaaataaaaagtttaaaaaaaaaaaaagaaaaaatatatataaaagttaaaaaaataaaaataaaaagtttaaatgttgTTCAAACGTTGCTGTAAAGATTTGCATTCTGAAAGAATGTCCTTCAGAAGAATTTATTATATTTCTCTCCAAATATTTAGTTGAATTAACTTTTCCTCTAACCAGCTGTTATGACCAAACgcttctgttgttttctgtagAATATTTGAATGAATGCCTTCATTTGAGACTTGACAGTAGAAAGTGACATCACACAGAGACGCTGGTACATGCTGTGTCTTGGACTGTTGGTGTACCGTGACATTCAGACCACTTCTGATCTCAGGTCAACCCAAACTCAACTAAGATGTAGTAGAGGTGTTTGTATTAATTAACCTACCTACTACAGGCAGGTCCTTACATGTTTAATAAAACAGTTGGATAGGAAATGCAGTTATTAGGGTTTATAAAAGCAGAAgagttgaaataaaaagaacattttcattgCCGACTGAATTCAAAGGAAACAGTAATACAATCAAATACATCAAATCAAATacaatcaacaaataatttgaGTTATAACGAAATGTTtcacagaaagaggaagatgagtGACGTCTCTGAGGAGGAGCAGCCGACTAAATCCAGAACCAGAGCTGGTCTGCAGACAGCCAGTCAGACCTGCACCGTACAAAGTAAGTCTGTACATCTGTCTGATCATGTCTTTGTGTCTGAAAACATGTTGTAAAACAGTCAGAGCACGGAGACAGCTTTGACTGTGTAACTTAGTCCATTTCTTTAATGACACTTCCCCCAGCGTAGAACAACTCCAGACTCATAACAAAACACGCTTCAGCATCTCATCGTATCCCTCCGCCAACCTGTTAACTGAAGTACAGGCAGGGTAGGCCTACAGCATGTTATATAGCTCCCTTGTTAACTTAAGGAACAGAATACACTATGAAGCTACAATTGATGGAAATATAATGACCGTATAATGACCAGattgtcaactttttttttttttgtctcacttttGTCTCGTTTCTAGTGAATGGTATTCAGCTTGAACATAAGATCAGTGTGAAGAGGGCATGTGAACGTGTTTCTGAAGGACCTggtgaaacaggaagtggaacatcTCTCAACAGGATCTACACTTCGCTCTACATCATAGACGGATGGAGTGAAGAGGTCAACACCCAACATGAGGTTCGGCAGCTGGAGATAGATTCCAAGATGGAGATCCTCCATGAAACTCCAATCAAGTGCAGCGACATCTTCAAAGCCTTACCTGACCAACAGAAGCGCATCAGAGTCGTCCTGATGATTGGCGTCGCTGGCGTTGGAAAAACCTTCTCAGTGCAGAAGTTCTCTCTGGACTGGGCCGAGGGTTTGGAAAACCAAGATATCAGTCTGGTGATTCCTCTTTCGTTCAGGGAGCTGAACCTGATCAGAGATGAGCAGTACAGTCTTCTGGAGCTGCTCCATGTTTTTCATCCAGCGTTGCAGAAGGTCCCAGCAGACCAGATCGCNNNNNNNNNNNNNNNNNNNNNNNNNNNNNNNNNNNNNNNNNNNNNNNNNNNNNNNNNNNNNNNNNNNNNNNNNNNNNNNNNNNNNNNNNNNNNNNNNNNNTCACCTGGATGAGCATGCACCCCATGCACTGGGACTCAGTCCTTACCAAAGCAGCCCAGGTTCGAGTCCGTCCCCCAGCCcattgctacatgtcattccctGTCTCTTCCACTGTCCTGTCTgcagctgtcctatcaataaagctcaaaaagcccaaaaataatcttaaaaaaaaaaaaagagagggtttgtggtttaacattAAACTCTTTCCCTTGTATGGCTTTGTTATATTCCGGTTCTTGTCaggttgaccaaaaataaaagtttggctGAAGTAGGGAAGCAGAATCCTTAGCAGAGGTTTTCTACATCGTCCGCTATCTTGCTAGCTATGCTAGTCATGCAGTGAGCTGctccaaatcttttctttttagtataCTGTTTGTGCACAAACCGTGTTCTCTGAGTTCATGTGTTGAGTCCCAGGCAAGACTTGGAGTAAAGTCTCATGCTGTGtcaagccttcttagtgtttaaaaatgttgattttgatgctatcatagaaggGCCCcaagcactcccattcaaaatgCGAGGCCAGAGTTGTGCTTTacttcaaaaagtaaaaagctaacAACTGGGCCTCAAACCCTGATTGTGGGTGACTCtgctgtaaaagatttaaaaaacagtaaaaaccccaaaatactCTGTTTTCCCAAAGAC includes the following:
- the LOC117938278 gene encoding NACHT, LRR and PYD domains-containing protein 12-like codes for the protein MSEMEEEEDGAESLGSGCLSMKSDRSKEHPLLFRKEPGPSDSKKRKMSDVSEEEQPTKSRTRAGLQTASQTCTVQMNGIQLEHKISVKRACERVSEGPGETGSGTSLNRIYTSLYIIDGWSEEVNTQHEVRQLEIDSKMEILHETPIKCSDIFKALPDQQKRIRVVLMIGVAGVGKTFSVQKFSLDWAEGLENQDISLVIPLSFRELNLIRDEQYSLLELLHVFHPALQKVPADQILSYQ